In Gossypium arboreum isolate Shixiya-1 chromosome 5, ASM2569848v2, whole genome shotgun sequence, a single genomic region encodes these proteins:
- the LOC108451109 gene encoding carnosic acid synthase-like, which produces MHWSLLERGLIKLNIDGALPSYRSGASIGDTIFMVEARAVLQGLQIAWENRYIKHELECNNALLVELILAGGIANSKLGELRLIHYLLKRDWKFLLGKAGHAPEFAPLMAGALVIFCCAWWRPVSDLWSHLQTSNGERVDNSHKLAFTCQRGPQSSGCIFANRDVPAAGIAGTFGGLNILWRPNGPRCNQLRKLVICEIMSKQSLDACYVLRQREVRRMVKEIHGKVGSSVNIYKQLSATALRVMMCTLWGDDPSQDLIEFRKRLDEIIMTFATPNVSDFFPILAPFDLQGIESKAKEQLSWFYGVFESMIKNRRNIRDDGKEKEKISKDFMQQLLELHWRGDDKDSLSINEVKALLLDLMVAGTDTIPTTVEWAMTELLRHRDKMTKVVKELDTVIGNQNTLEDSHIPQLVYLDAVIKETLRLHPVAPLLIPHVPSETTVIGGFTVPKGCSVFINAWVIQRDPELWDDPLRFQPERFLETDINYRGNNFGFFPFGSGRRMCVGVSLAEKMMALLLGSLVHSFEWGLSEGTKPSLEDKFGVFLKKKESIVATPVARLPNLEQYQ; this is translated from the exons ATGCATTGGTCGCTATTGGAGAGGGGATTGATTAAGCTCAACATAGATGGAGCATTGCCTTCATATAGATCAGGAGCTTCTATTGG GGACACCATTTTTATGGTTGAAGCAAGAGCTGTGCTACAAGGCCTTCAAATAGCATGGGAGAACAGATACATAAAGCATGAGCTGGAATGCAACAACGCACTTTTGGTAGAATTAATTTTAGCTGGTGGAATAGCCAATAGCAAATTGGGAGAATTACGCTTAATACATTATTTGCTCAAGCGGGACTGGAAA TTCTTGCTTGGGAAGGCTGGTCATGCCCCTGAATTCGCTCCTCTTATGGCTGGGGCACTAGTAATTTTCTGCTGTGCATGGTGGCG ACCTGTCTCGGATCTATGGTCCCATCTTCAAACTTCGAATGGGGAGCGTGTTGACAATAGTCATAAACTCGCCTTCACTTGCCAACGAGGTCCTCAAAGTTCAGGATGCATCTTCGCTAACCGTGACGTTCCAGCAGCCGGTATCGCCGGCACATTTGGTGGACTCAACATCTTATGGAGACCCAACGGTCCTAGATGCAACCAGCTGCGTAAGCTTGTTATTTGCGAAATCATGAGCAAACAAAGCTTGGATGCTTGCTACGTGCTTCGTCAACGAGAGGTTCGACGAATGGTAAAGGAGATTCACGGAAAAGTTGGTTCCTCAGTTAACATATATAAACAACTATCAGCAACCGCTCTACGAGTGATGATGTGCACGCTATGGGGTGATGATCCATCGCAAGATTTGATTGAGTTCAGGAAACGATTGGATGAAATTATAATGACATTTGCAACACCGAATGTTTCCGATTTTTTCCCAATTCTGGCCCCATTTGATTTACAAGGAATTGAATCCAAAGCGAAGGAGCAATTGTCGTGGTTTTATGGGGTTTTTGAATCAATGATAAAGAACCGAAGAAACATTAGAGATGatggaaaagaaaaggagaaaattaGCAAGGATTTTATGCAGCAATTGTTGGAGCTGCACTGGCGAGGAGATGATAAAGACTCTTTATCCATCAACGAAGTGAAAGCTTTGCTTCTG GATTTGATGGTCGCCGGTACGGATACAATACCCACTACCGTAGAGTGGGCAATGACCGAACTGTTACGCCATCGAGATAAAATGACGAAAGTCGTAAAGGAATTAGATACGGTGATCGGAAACCAGAACACTTTGGAAGACTCTCATATACCTCAACTTGTCTACTTGGATGCTGTCATAAAGGAGACACTTCGTCTTCACCCGGTTGCTCCATTGCTAATTCCTCATGTGCCCAGTGAGACCACTGTTATTGGTGGATTTACTGTCCCTAAAGGTTGCTCGGTTTTCATTAATGCATGGGTCATTCAAAGGGACCCCGAGTTGTGGGACGATCCTCTTCGGTTTCAGCCCGAGAGATTCTTGGAAACCGACATTAACTATCGAGGCAACAATTTCGGGTTTTTTCCATTTGGTTCAGGGAGAAGGATGTGTGTTGGGGTTTCTCTGGCAGAGAAGATGATGGCACTGCTCTTGGGCTCTTTGGTGCACTCTTTTGAATGGGGATTGTCAGAGGGGACTAAGCCTAGTTTAGAAGATAAATTTGGggtttttttgaagaaaaaggaATCAATTGTTGCTACACCCGTTGCACGACTTCCTAATTTGGAGCAATACCAATGA